A single genomic interval of Prunus dulcis chromosome 5, ALMONDv2, whole genome shotgun sequence harbors:
- the LOC117628127 gene encoding pentatricopeptide repeat-containing protein At1g18900, with translation MLRAKHISNLSSSARSFFLNGPRCSATEGSSCTCSEDETCVSQRQETRNGGPLAQTPSTMVSKPSAGAGTIITGDAVKVASSHKAESVEHTTNIKQVTTAPRSFGRSETVTYSSSTDVVHSSPLVVDQFARAGVAAVNFLSDIVNGKLPLSDGLGLLNLPQNCMVDPTRPLSSIKPSHVKQIKREHFISVHPKPSTETAAASKHTSNNHGSKGKGEKPSFVKGLNHVPYTRTENSVVAHTASSDTFDKRSMPRKSKGHSNNFIPNYSSNVQTSDAESMGRVTKGFNRPTRDMKMPTGIAPINRQFVHTGNVVQNVSHILQQMRWGPAAEAALLNLNCSMDAYQANQILKQLQDHSVALSFFYWLKRQAGFKHDGHTYTTMVGILGRSRQFGAINKLLNQMVKEGCQPNVVTYNRLIHSYGRANYLKEAMNVFNQMQEAGCEPDRVTYCTLIDIHAKAGFLDVALRLYDGMQEAGLSPDTFTYSVMINCLGKAGHLAAAHRLFCEMVNQGCVPNLVTYNIMIALQAKARNYETALKLYRDMQGAGFEPDKVTYSIVMEVLGHCGYLEEAEAIFGEMKRKNWVPDEPVYGLLVDLWGKAGNVGKAWNWYQAMLHAGLRPNVPTCNSLLSAFLRVHQLSDAYNLLQSMMGLGLNPSLQTYTLLLSCCTEARSPYDMDFCCELMAVTGHPAHTFLLSMPSAGPDGQNVREHMSRFLDLMHSEDRESKRGLVDAVVDFLHKSGLKEEAGSVWEVAAQKNVYPDAIKEKSSCYWLINLHVMSDGTAVTALSRTLAWFRQQMLISGICPSRIDIVTGWGRRSRVTGSSLVRQAVEELLNMFSFPFFTENGNSGCFVGCGEPLNKWLLQSYVERMHLL, from the coding sequence ATGTTGCGAGCAAAGCACATAAGTAATCTTTCAAGCAGTGCAAGGTCATTTTTCCTTAATGGGCCACGATGTAGTGCAACAGAAGGAAGTTCATGCACTTGCTCTGAAGATGAAACTTGTGTTTCGCAAAGGCAGGAAACAAGAAATGGAGGGCCACTTGCCCAAACTCCATCCACCATGGTATCCAAACCTTCAGCAGGGGCAGGAACCATCATCACTGGAGATGCAGTAAAAGTGGCAAGTTCTCATAAAGCTGAGAGTGTTGAGCACACAACTAATATTAAACAGGTTACAACTGCCCCAAGATCTTTTGGGAGATCAGAGACTGTAACTTATTCTAGTAGCACGGATGTGGTACACTCATCACCTCTTGTTGTAGACCAGTTTGCTAGGGCTGGAGTTGCAGCTGTAAATTTTCTGTCTGATATAGTAAATGGTAAGCTTCCTTTATCAGATGGGCTTGGATTGCTTAACTTGCCACAGAACTGTATGGTTGATCCCACGAGGCCCCTCTCCAGTATCAAGCCCTCACatgtgaaacaaataaaaagagagcATTTCATTAGTGTTCATCCAAAACCATCTACTGAGACAGCAGCTGCATCAAAGCATACAAGTAATAATCATGGTTCAAAGGGCAAAGGAGAGAAACCCAGtttcgttaaaggtctaaatcaTGTTCCATACACTAGGACGGAAAACTCAGTGGTGGCTCACACCGCATCTTCTGACACTTTTGATAAAAGGTCTATGCCACGGAAATCAAAAGGGCATTCAAACAACTTCATTCCAAATTACAGTTCCAATGTGCAGACTTCTGATGCAGAGAGTATGGGTCGTGTCACTAAAGGTTTTAATAGACCTACAAGAGATATGAAAATGCCAACAGGGATAGCTCCAATCAACAGACAGTTTGTGCATACTGGGAATGTTGTTCAAAATGTTTCTCACATACTGCAACAGATGAGATGGGGTCCTGCTGCAGAGGCGGCTCTTTTAAATCTCAACTGTTCAATGGATGCATATCAAGCAAACCAAATCTTAAAGCAACTTCAAGATCATTCTGTTGCTCTGAGCTTTTTTTATTGGCTAAAGAGGCAGGCAGGATTCAAGCATGATGGGCACACCTATACCACCATGGTTGGCATCCTTGGTCGTTCCAGGCAGTTTGGTGCCATTAACAAATTGCTTAATCAGATGGTGAAAGAAGGATGCCAGCCAAATGTTGTGACATATAACCGGCTGATTCATAGTTATGGTCGTGCAAACTATTTGAAAGAAGCAATGAATGTGTTCAACCAAATGCAAGAAGCAGGGTGTGAACCTGACCGTGTCACGTACTGCACACTAATTGACATCCATGCAAAAGCTGGGTTTCTTGATGTTGCTCTACGACTGTATGATGGGATGCAAGAGGCTGGTCTTTCTCCTGACACATTCACTTACAGTGTAATGATCAACTGTCTCGGAAAAGCTGGCCATTTAGCTGCTGCTCACCGTCTGTTCTGTGAGATGGTTAATCAGGGTTGTGTTCCTAATTTGGTCACGTATAATATCATGATAGCTTTGCAGGCCAAAGCAAGGAATTATGAGACTGCTTTGAAGCTCTACCGTGACATGCAAGGTGCTGGATTTGAACCAGATAAAGTAACTTATAGCATAGTAATGGAGGTGCTTGGCCATTGTGGGTATCTTGAGGAAGCAGAGGCGATTTTTGGTGAAATGAAACGGAAGAACTGGGTACCTGATGAACCTGTTTATGGTCTTTTGGTAGATTTGTGGGGTAAGGCGGGTAACGTCGGAAAAGCCTGGAATTGGTATCAAGCAATGCTCCATGCGGGTTTACGGCCTAATGTTCCTACTTGCAATTCTCTGCTCAGTGCTTTTCTTAGGGTGCACCAGCTGTCTGATGCTTATAACTTGCTACAGAGCATGATGGGTTTAGGTCTGAACCCTTCTCTGCAGACATATACCTTGCTTCTCAGTTGTTGCACAGAAGCACGGTCACCATATGACATGGACTTCTGTTGTGAGCTTATGGCAGTTACAGGCCATCCTGCACACACATTCCTACTGTCTATGCCATCGGCGGGACCTGATGGTCAAAATGTGCGAGAGCACATGAGCAGGTTCTTGGATCTGATGCATAGCGAGGATAGAGAAAGCAAGAGGGGGCTTGTAGATGCAGTAGTGGATTTTCTTCACAAGTCAGGGCTAAAGGAGGAGGCTGGTTCAGTCTGGGAGGTGGCTGCACAAAAGAATGTTTATCCGGATGCCATTAAAGAGAAAAGCTCATGTTATTGGCTTATAAACCTGCATGTTATGTCTGATGGTACTGCCGTGACAGCGCTATCCAGGACACTTGCTTGGTTTCGCCAACAAATGCTAATATCTGGGATTTGTCCAAGCCGAATTGATATTGTGACTGGATGGGGCCGGCGGAGCAGGGTGACAGGATCCTCTTTGGTGAGGCAGGCAGTGGAAGAACTACTTAATATGTTTAGCTTTCCATTTTTCACTGAAAATGGCAATTCTGGGTGTTTTGTAGGATGTGGGGAGCCTCTTAATAAATGGTTGCTCCAATCTTATGTGGAGCGAATGCATTTATTGTAA
- the LOC117629356 gene encoding calcium-dependent protein kinase 10-like yields the protein MGNCNVCVRADVVDDKSSNNRDKNKKKTGERRPNPFSDDPIRSPAPIRVLKDVIPLGHRTRIGDKYILGRELGRGEFGITYLCTDRETKQALACKSISKRKLRTAVDIEDVRREVAIMSTLPEHPNIVKLKATYEDNENVHLVMELCEGGELFDRIVARGHYSERAAANVARTVAEVVRMCHANGVMHRDLKPENFLFSNKKEHSPLKAIDFGLSVFFKPGERFMEIVGSPYYMAPEVLKRNYGPEVDIWSAGVILYILLCGVPPFWAESEQGVALAILRGVIDFKREPWPQISESAKSLVRQMLEPDPRKRLTAQQVLEHPWLHNAKKAPNVPLGDIVRPRLKQFSVMNRFKKKALRVIAEHLSVKEVEVIRDMFTLMDTDKDGKVTYEELKAGLQKVGSQLAEPEVKMLMEVADVDGNGVLDYGEFAAVTIHLQRMENDEHLRRAFVFFDKDGSGYIELGELREGLLDESGEIDNEVLNDIMREVDTDKDGRISYEEFVAMMKTGTDWRKASRQYSRERFKSLSLNLMKDGSLQLHDGLTGQAIAV from the exons ATGGGAAACTGCAACGTTTGCGTGAGAGCGGACGTCGTCGACGACAAAAGTTCCAACAACCGcgacaaaaacaagaagaagaccGGAGAGCGACGGCCCAACCCGTTCTCCGACGACCCGATCCGGTCCCCGGCTCCGATCCGAGTTCTAAAGGATGTGATCCCGCTCGGTCACCGGACCCGGATCGGCGACAAGTACATACTGGGTCGCGAGCTGGGTCGGGGCGAGTTCGGCATCACTTATCTGTGTACGGACCGCGAGACGAAGCAGGCCCTGGCTTGCAAGTCCATATCCAAACGCAAGCTCAGAACCGCG GTGGATATAGAGGATGTGAGGCGGGAGGTGGCGATAATGTCGACGTTGCCGGAGCACCCGAACATAGTGAAGCTGAAGGCGACTTACGAGGACAACGAGAACGTCCACCTGGTCATGGAGCTCTGCGAAGGCGGCGAGCTGTTTGATAGGATTGTGGCCAGAGGACATTACAGTGAGCGAGCTGCGGCCAACGTGGCCAGGACTGTAGCGGAGGTGGTGAGGATGTGCCATGCCAATGGAGTTATGCACAGAGACTTGAAGCCTGagaactttttgttttctaacaAGAAAGAGCACTCGCCCCTTAAGGCCATCGATTTTGGACTCTCTGTGTTTTTCAAGCCTG GGGAGAGGTTTATGGAGATTGTGGGGAGTCCGTACTACATGGCCCCAGAGGTTTTGAAGAGGAATTATGGACCAGAGGTTGATATATGGAGCGCCGGTGTAATTCTTTACATTTTGTTGTGTGGGGTTCCTCCATTCTGGGCAG AATCTGAACAGGGTGTGGCTCTTGCAATCTTGAGGGGGGTGATTGATTTCAAGAGGGAACCCTGGCCTCAGATTTCGGAGAGTGCTAAAAGCCTTGTTCGGCAGATGCTGGAGCCAGATCCTAGAAAACGCTTGACTGCTCAACAGGTGCTTG AACATCCATGGTTACACAATGCAAAGAAAGCTCCAAATGTTCCATTAGGAGATATAGTGAGGCCAAGGCTCAAGCAGTTCTCAGTAATGAATAGATTCAAAAAGAAGGCTCTAAGG GTAATTGCAGAACACTTATCTGTTAAAGAAGTGGAAGTAATCAGAGACATGTTTACATTGATGGACACTGACAAAGATGGCAAAGTAACATATGAGGAATTGAAGGCTGGGCTTCAGAAAGTTGGTTCACAATTGGCCGAACCAGAGGTTAAGATGCTGATGGAAGTG GCTGATGTTGATGGAAATGGAGTCTTGGACTATGGAGAGTTTGCAGCAGTGACAATTCACTTGcagagaatggagaatgatgAGCATCTCCGCAGAGCATTTGTGTTCTTTGACAAAGATGGAAGTGGATATATTGAGTTAGGTGAGCTAAGGGAAGGTTTACTAGATGAATCAGGTGAAATTGATAATGAAGTGCTGAATGACATCATGCGTGAGGTCGACACTGATAAG GATGGACGTATCAGTTATGAGGAGTTTGTTGCGATGATGAAAACTGGAACGGATTGGAGAAAGGCGTCTCGGCAGTATTCGAGGGAGAGATTCAAGAGTTTGAGCCTCAACCTGATGAAAGACGGTTCATTGCAGCTTCACGACGGGCTAACTGGTCAAGCAATTGCTGTATAA